In a single window of the Patescibacteria group bacterium genome:
- a CDS encoding methionine--tRNA ligase codes for MSKFYVTTAIDYIDDVLHIGHAYQKVAADVLARYHRALGDEVFFLTGVDEHGGKAEKSAREHNVSFEQWADKISRQDQEQLASINISFDRYIRTTDKDHIQTVVDFWKKIDNQGDIYLDKYTGIYCPGCERFITEKDLVEGACPYHPELDLQELTEENYFFRLSKYEDFLKSYIDKNPEFVQPGTRRKEIVAFLNQGLEDIPISRPSVEWGIPVPGDNAHTIYVWFDALINYFSGAPEGFWPADVHFLGKDNLFWHAVLWPAMLKSAGYVLPKIVYAHGFLSLEGRKISKSLGNVIRPSQLAEEFGSDAIRYYLCRSMSLPEDGNLSLDHLESVYNSNLAHGLGNLVSRVATLCDKAGVEIKPGQKSLQDVLTPDLAQAMGSFRYNLYLELVWQRISAANAYITKKKPWNYLGEKEQQSDLEDILSHLVSEIREIALLVRPFIPIAARKIEEQFQGPGIKAAEPIFPRI; via the coding sequence GCGCGCTATCACAGGGCTTTAGGGGATGAGGTTTTTTTTCTTACTGGTGTGGATGAACACGGTGGGAAGGCAGAGAAGTCAGCTCGGGAACATAATGTTAGTTTTGAACAATGGGCAGATAAAATTAGTCGTCAGGATCAGGAGCAATTAGCAAGTATAAACATATCTTTTGATCGTTATATTCGGACTACGGACAAAGATCATATACAAACTGTAGTTGATTTTTGGAAAAAGATAGATAACCAGGGTGATATTTATTTAGATAAGTATACTGGAATTTACTGTCCAGGTTGCGAGCGCTTTATTACTGAAAAAGACCTGGTTGAAGGGGCTTGTCCTTATCATCCTGAATTGGATTTGCAAGAGCTTACAGAAGAGAATTATTTTTTTAGACTTTCAAAGTACGAGGATTTCCTTAAGAGTTATATTGATAAAAATCCAGAGTTTGTTCAGCCGGGAACGCGACGAAAAGAAATAGTAGCATTTTTAAATCAGGGGCTGGAAGATATTCCCATCTCCCGTCCTTCTGTTGAATGGGGTATTCCCGTTCCTGGAGATAACGCACATACCATATACGTATGGTTTGATGCTTTGATCAATTACTTTTCGGGGGCTCCAGAGGGGTTTTGGCCTGCTGATGTTCACTTTTTGGGTAAGGATAACCTTTTTTGGCACGCTGTCTTGTGGCCTGCAATGCTAAAGTCTGCTGGGTATGTGTTACCTAAGATTGTATATGCTCATGGGTTCTTAAGTTTAGAAGGGCGAAAGATAAGCAAATCATTGGGTAATGTAATTCGCCCAAGTCAGCTTGCAGAGGAGTTTGGATCTGATGCAATTCGCTATTACTTATGCCGCAGTATGAGTTTGCCCGAGGATGGAAATCTTTCTTTAGATCATTTAGAAAGTGTTTATAATTCTAATTTGGCTCATGGCTTGGGGAATTTGGTTTCTCGTGTAGCTACGCTTTGCGACAAGGCAGGAGTGGAAATAAAGCCGGGCCAGAAGTCCTTGCAAGATGTTCTGACTCCGGATCTTGCACAAGCAATGGGCAGTTTTAGATATAATTTGTATTTGGAGTTGGTTTGGCAAAGGATAAGTGCTGCTAATGCCTATATTACTAAGAAGAAACCTTGGAATTATTTAGGAGAGAAAGAGCAGCAAAGCGACCTAGAAGATATTCTTTCCCACTTAGTTTCTGAAATTAGGGAAATAGCTTTGTTAGTTCGACCTTTTATTCCCATAGCTGCTAGAAAGATTGAAGAGCAATTCCAGGGACCTGGCATTAAAGCAGCAGAACCTATTTTTCCTAGGATTTAA